A single genomic interval of Bradyrhizobium sp. AZCC 1693 harbors:
- a CDS encoding twin-arginine translocation signal domain-containing protein, which produces MERRHFLKLAFGFAAGGIALAASAQAAPLMPAPLADDAKLPVNPDAQPAVTSGEEVDRLTPEEVRWGRGRHRGWGRRHWGWRRRHWGWRRRRWRRRYWGWHRRRRWRRRYWRRRRYYW; this is translated from the coding sequence ATGGAACGCCGCCACTTTCTGAAACTCGCCTTTGGATTTGCCGCGGGCGGCATCGCGCTTGCAGCGAGCGCGCAGGCCGCGCCGCTGATGCCGGCGCCGCTCGCCGACGACGCCAAACTGCCCGTCAATCCTGATGCCCAACCCGCCGTCACTTCAGGCGAGGAGGTCGATCGCCTCACGCCGGAAGAAGTGCGCTGGGGCCGCGGCCGCCATCGCGGCTGGGGCCGCCGCCATTGGGGCTGGCGTCGCCGGCACTGGGGTTGGCGCCGCCGCCGTTGGCGCCGCAGGTATTGGGGCTGGCATCGCCGCCGTCGCTGGCGCCGCCGCTACTGGCGTCGTCGTCGTTACTACTGGTAA
- a CDS encoding GCG_CRPN prefix-to-repeats domain-containing protein, which yields MKYLFAAVLALGTVASFSAAEAAGGCGPGWHRGPYGGCQPNRRAVVVRPGPVVVAPPVVVVRPGRGCPYGTVWRYGRCRAY from the coding sequence ATGAAATACCTTTTCGCAGCAGTTTTGGCCCTGGGCACCGTTGCCAGCTTCAGCGCGGCGGAAGCCGCAGGCGGATGCGGCCCCGGTTGGCATCGTGGCCCCTATGGCGGCTGCCAGCCCAATCGCCGGGCCGTTGTGGTTCGTCCAGGCCCGGTCGTTGTGGCGCCTCCGGTCGTGGTGGTGCGGCCCGGTCGCGGGTGCCCTTACGGCACCGTGTGGCGCTACGGACGCTGCCGCGCTTACTGA